One part of the Arthrobacter sp. EM1 genome encodes these proteins:
- the flgL gene encoding flagellar hook-associated protein FlgL yields MLNRVTNLTMSANAQRTLQTQQSRLAELQEKATTLNKISRPSDDPAATAKALETRSLLAANAQYGRNIDDGNTWLTAADSALEQATNVMHKIKDLTVLAGNGSLPQSGKIAIANELDALNSELVSIANTKHLGRNIFAGNSDNPEAFSGPVPPTFNGTGLSPVERRFSATQTVRVDADGEAVFGTGSTSVFGAVKSIADALKGGTAPTSLQIGNLDAGFTHIVDGRAEIGTRQAQLERAGNVNTDLEANLDAQKMGIEKLDLGSVIMDLKLQETNYQVALAATARVLQPTLMDFLR; encoded by the coding sequence ATGCTGAACCGCGTCACGAACCTGACCATGAGCGCCAACGCCCAGCGGACGCTGCAGACCCAGCAGTCCAGGCTGGCCGAACTGCAGGAAAAGGCGACCACACTCAACAAGATCTCGCGTCCTTCGGACGATCCCGCCGCTACTGCCAAGGCGCTGGAGACCCGGTCCCTGCTCGCGGCCAACGCCCAGTACGGCCGGAACATCGACGACGGCAACACCTGGCTCACCGCGGCGGATTCCGCGCTCGAACAAGCCACGAACGTGATGCACAAGATCAAGGACCTCACCGTCCTTGCCGGCAACGGATCGCTGCCGCAGTCCGGCAAGATCGCCATCGCCAACGAGCTGGATGCCCTGAACAGCGAACTCGTTTCGATCGCCAACACCAAGCACCTGGGCCGGAACATCTTTGCCGGGAACTCGGATAACCCTGAAGCCTTCAGCGGCCCCGTGCCACCCACCTTCAACGGCACCGGCCTCAGCCCGGTCGAACGCCGCTTCAGCGCGACCCAGACTGTCCGGGTGGACGCCGACGGCGAGGCGGTCTTTGGCACCGGCTCCACCTCCGTCTTCGGGGCCGTCAAGTCCATCGCTGATGCGCTGAAGGGCGGAACGGCCCCCACGTCGCTGCAGATCGGCAACCTGGATGCTGGTTTTACTCACATCGTCGATGGACGTGCTGAGATAGGAACACGGCAGGCACAGCTGGAACGTGCCGGCAACGTCAATACGGATTTGGAGGCCAACTTGGACGCGCAGAAGATGGGCATAGAAAAACTGGACCTTGGCAGCGTCATCATGGACCTGAAACTTCAGGAGACCAACTACCAGGTGGCCCTGGCCGCGACGGCACGGGTCCTTCAGCCCACGCTGATGGACTTTCTCCGGTGA
- the flgK gene encoding flagellar hook-associated protein FlgK — MSTFGALNTAYRGLTAAQQGMNVAGQNIANAATEGYTRQRVEQSSLAAPARGLFSGGLLQAGQGVSVDAIARLGNSFLDGGVRSTAAQAGYASVRSAALQGIEGVLQEPGEDGISTALQGFWSAWQGAANQPDKDGPKALLLNAANSVTDKISSGYKALDSQWSSVRGQAQDAVTAVNAAAAQVASYNTTIRSTLAAGGSANELIDARAKLTDQIAGLAGGTVREQADGTVDVLVGGNALVTGSSVRTLQLAGATAMASAATDAPRIEWTSPGGTAALDGGELAGALSVLAPADKGGAIAQAAASYNGFATALATAVNTVHKSGVTGAGTTNVDFFTTTGSDPAALSISGPANIGNIALKASAGGALDTSIADTISQLGTGNGSPDKIWSGIVTNIGVQSRGAQQHEALTTAAQISAITERASQASVSLDEENVSLLTNQHAYQAAARVMTAVDEALDVLINRTGLVGR; from the coding sequence TTGAGCACTTTCGGCGCCCTGAACACCGCCTACCGTGGACTGACCGCAGCCCAGCAGGGCATGAACGTGGCCGGGCAGAACATCGCCAACGCCGCTACCGAGGGGTACACCCGGCAGCGCGTCGAGCAGTCGTCGCTCGCGGCGCCCGCTCGCGGCCTCTTCAGCGGTGGCCTCCTGCAGGCCGGCCAGGGCGTGTCGGTGGACGCGATCGCACGGCTCGGCAACAGTTTCCTCGACGGCGGAGTCCGCTCCACTGCCGCCCAGGCCGGCTACGCCAGTGTCCGTTCCGCCGCCCTGCAGGGCATCGAGGGCGTCCTTCAGGAACCCGGCGAAGACGGCATCTCCACGGCACTGCAGGGCTTCTGGTCCGCTTGGCAGGGCGCCGCCAACCAGCCCGACAAAGACGGCCCCAAGGCGCTGCTGCTGAACGCCGCCAACTCCGTGACGGACAAGATCTCCTCCGGATACAAGGCCCTCGACTCGCAATGGAGCAGTGTCCGCGGCCAGGCCCAGGACGCGGTGACTGCCGTCAACGCGGCAGCCGCCCAGGTTGCCTCCTACAACACAACCATCCGCTCCACCCTTGCCGCCGGCGGATCGGCAAACGAACTGATCGACGCCCGGGCCAAGCTCACGGACCAGATCGCCGGCCTCGCAGGCGGCACCGTCCGCGAGCAAGCCGACGGCACCGTGGATGTTCTCGTCGGCGGCAACGCCCTCGTGACGGGCAGCTCAGTGCGGACCCTGCAGCTGGCCGGCGCAACGGCCATGGCTAGCGCCGCCACCGACGCGCCTCGCATTGAGTGGACCAGCCCCGGCGGCACGGCAGCGCTCGACGGCGGCGAACTCGCCGGCGCCCTCTCCGTACTGGCACCGGCAGACAAGGGCGGGGCAATCGCCCAAGCCGCGGCGTCCTACAACGGCTTCGCTACCGCCCTCGCCACGGCAGTAAACACCGTCCACAAGTCCGGTGTCACTGGGGCCGGCACCACAAACGTCGACTTCTTCACGACCACCGGCTCTGACCCCGCTGCACTGAGCATCTCCGGCCCCGCCAACATCGGCAACATCGCGCTGAAAGCCTCTGCGGGCGGCGCCTTGGACACCAGCATTGCGGACACGATCTCGCAGCTCGGCACTGGTAACGGCTCGCCGGACAAGATCTGGTCGGGCATCGTCACGAACATCGGAGTGCAGTCCCGGGGAGCCCAGCAGCACGAAGCGCTCACCACGGCCGCCCAAATCTCGGCCATCACGGAGCGGGCCTCCCAAGCCTCCGTCAGCCTGGACGAGGAAAACGTCAGCCTGCTCACCAACCAGCACGCCTATCAGGCCGCGGCCCGAGTGATGACCGCCGTCGACGAGGCCCTTGACGTCCTGATCAACCGCACCGGACTGGTAGGAAGGTAG
- a CDS encoding flagellar protein FlgN, translating into MPGTTALVTDKGAVRTMAIHELSALLWRERELLDVLTFKLEEEQLLLTSGKSRWLPHGTKEVEQVLGHLSQASLARTIEAAVVAETWGLPTDASLAELAAAAPEGAWAEILTAHLAALTRQTALIKELRDSNEQYLRTAVRSTQESLADLRPAAGTYDAHGKTGETAASRIFDKQF; encoded by the coding sequence ATGCCCGGCACCACCGCATTAGTCACCGACAAGGGAGCCGTCCGGACCATGGCAATCCACGAACTTTCAGCCTTGCTGTGGCGGGAGCGTGAGCTCCTGGACGTTCTCACTTTCAAGCTAGAGGAAGAGCAGCTGCTGCTCACCTCGGGCAAGTCCCGCTGGCTGCCCCACGGCACCAAGGAAGTTGAACAGGTCCTGGGGCACCTCTCGCAGGCGAGCTTGGCGCGGACCATCGAGGCCGCCGTCGTCGCCGAAACGTGGGGACTTCCCACCGATGCTTCCCTCGCGGAACTGGCCGCCGCCGCCCCGGAAGGCGCCTGGGCCGAGATCCTCACCGCGCACCTGGCCGCGTTGACCCGCCAGACTGCCCTAATCAAGGAACTGCGCGACTCCAACGAGCAGTACCTGCGCACCGCCGTCCGCTCCACCCAAGAGTCGCTGGCTGACCTGCGTCCGGCAGCCGGCACCTACGACGCGCACGGCAAGACCGGCGAAACCGCCGCCTCCCGCATCTTCGACAAGCAATTCTAA
- a CDS encoding flagellin, whose amino-acid sequence MGFVINNNLAANNSYRNLNSTQNDLSKSLEKLSTGLRINRAGDDAAGLSISEGLKAQVTGSAQAARNAQDGISVIQTTEGALTEVHSILQRMRDLAVQGSNDTNNTAARDAIKAEGNSLGQELDRITKATNFNGIDLLKGATGAGVTATSTPGSLEIQVGTGGTTGVDTIKVKVGDVATATGALSDAAGTGATDFVVDTAANAQTTIGKIDTAIKAISAQRADLGAAQNRLEHTVKSLNVAGENLQAAQSRIADVDMAQEMVKFTKANILSQAGTAMLAQANQSSQGVLSLLR is encoded by the coding sequence ATGGGCTTTGTTATCAACAACAACCTCGCGGCAAACAACTCTTACCGCAACCTCAACTCCACCCAGAACGACCTTTCCAAGTCCTTGGAGAAGCTGTCCACCGGCCTGCGCATCAACCGCGCCGGCGATGACGCAGCAGGCCTTTCAATCTCCGAAGGCCTTAAGGCGCAGGTCACCGGCTCGGCCCAGGCCGCCCGCAACGCCCAGGACGGCATCTCCGTCATCCAGACAACTGAAGGCGCCCTGACCGAGGTTCACTCCATCCTGCAGCGTATGCGCGACCTTGCTGTCCAGGGTTCCAACGACACTAACAACACGGCAGCCCGTGACGCGATCAAGGCTGAGGGCAACTCACTCGGCCAGGAACTCGACCGCATCACGAAAGCCACCAACTTCAACGGCATCGACCTGCTCAAGGGAGCTACCGGCGCGGGCGTCACCGCGACGTCAACCCCGGGTTCCCTGGAAATCCAGGTCGGCACCGGTGGCACGACCGGTGTGGACACTATCAAGGTCAAGGTGGGCGACGTGGCAACAGCCACCGGCGCCCTGTCCGACGCTGCCGGTACCGGCGCCACCGACTTCGTGGTCGACACGGCGGCTAACGCGCAGACTACGATCGGGAAGATCGACACCGCCATCAAGGCGATCTCGGCACAGCGCGCAGACCTCGGTGCTGCTCAGAACCGTCTGGAGCACACCGTAAAGTCGCTGAACGTTGCCGGTGAGAACCTGCAGGCCGCTCAGTCCCGCATCGCCGACGTCGACATGGCTCAGGAAATGGTCAAGTTCACCAAGGCCAACATCCTGTCCCAGGCCGGCACCGCAATGCTGGCCCAGGCAAACCAGTCCAGCCAGGGTGTTCTTTCACTCCTGCGCTAG
- the fliD gene encoding flagellar filament capping protein FliD gives MGISLDGLASGLDTTALIGSIMQSEALPQTLLKNKSYDLQSMVSALQGLNGKVAALATQATAAAKPGALDLTKATTSSDKVVATTTAAAKAGSIDFQVTKLAQTQVTVTPKVNAVTGWPYTTMTINSGGSDYTIAPASNNLDDVVTAVNAAGAGVTATKVAVGGGDFRLQFTATKSGEAGAFTISDPGTTFTNVKAAQDAEITLWPNTAVTQSVKSSTNTFADLLPGVSVTAKEVSAAPVTLTVGRDDAGITKLASDLVDGVNGIFSLIASKTAVSTTTNSSGTKTSAGVFAGESLVRSVNQNILSAASLPVGAPPRSPSEIGISITKTGTMEFDATKFAAALAKDPEGTAAKVQEIAGRVAAASTAASDKYNGTLTTKITGQQSEVRDLADRIGDWDTRLASRKATLQRTYSGLETALSGMKAQQSWLTAQLSGLAGSKSA, from the coding sequence ATGGGAATCTCACTCGACGGACTGGCCAGCGGGCTCGACACCACCGCCCTCATCGGCTCGATCATGCAGTCCGAAGCCCTTCCGCAGACCCTGCTCAAGAACAAGTCCTACGATCTTCAGTCGATGGTCTCCGCCCTGCAGGGGCTCAATGGCAAAGTCGCAGCCCTGGCTACCCAGGCCACCGCCGCGGCCAAGCCCGGTGCCCTGGACCTCACCAAGGCGACCACGTCCAGCGACAAAGTCGTCGCGACCACGACCGCGGCTGCCAAAGCGGGCTCCATCGATTTCCAGGTCACCAAGCTGGCCCAGACCCAGGTCACCGTAACCCCCAAAGTGAACGCCGTGACCGGCTGGCCGTACACCACGATGACGATCAACAGCGGGGGCAGCGACTATACGATCGCGCCGGCTTCCAATAACCTTGACGATGTCGTCACGGCGGTGAATGCCGCTGGCGCCGGCGTGACCGCCACGAAGGTGGCCGTTGGGGGCGGGGACTTCCGCCTCCAGTTCACCGCCACGAAGTCCGGTGAAGCCGGGGCCTTCACCATCAGCGATCCCGGTACTACCTTCACGAATGTCAAGGCCGCGCAGGACGCCGAAATCACACTCTGGCCGAACACCGCTGTGACCCAGAGCGTGAAGTCCTCGACGAACACTTTCGCCGATCTGCTGCCCGGCGTGTCCGTCACCGCCAAAGAAGTATCTGCCGCACCTGTAACGCTCACGGTGGGCCGTGACGACGCCGGCATCACCAAGCTCGCCTCCGACCTCGTGGACGGTGTGAACGGCATTTTCTCGCTGATCGCAAGCAAGACCGCCGTCAGCACCACCACGAACTCCAGCGGCACTAAGACGTCAGCCGGTGTTTTCGCCGGTGAGAGTCTGGTGCGCTCGGTGAACCAGAACATCCTTTCCGCCGCTTCGCTGCCGGTCGGCGCCCCGCCCCGGTCGCCGTCGGAAATCGGCATCAGCATCACCAAGACCGGAACGATGGAGTTCGACGCCACGAAGTTCGCTGCCGCCCTGGCGAAGGATCCCGAGGGAACAGCAGCCAAGGTACAGGAAATCGCCGGTCGCGTTGCCGCGGCGTCCACAGCAGCCTCTGATAAGTACAACGGCACCTTGACTACCAAGATCACCGGCCAGCAGTCCGAAGTCCGGGACCTGGCTGACCGGATTGGTGACTGGGATACACGGCTTGCCTCCCGCAAAGCCACGCTCCAGCGAACCTACTCGGGTCTCGAGACGGCGTTGAGCGGCATGAAGGCCCAACAATCCTGGCTCACCGCCCAGCTCTCCGGCCTGGCAGGAAGTAAGTCAGCATGA
- the fliS gene encoding flagellar export chaperone FliS has protein sequence MTTTPFGSGYGGAAQRNQYLADSVLSAPPARLLTMLYDRLLLDLGRAEAAQQGANWPVASENLLHAQAILAELMSSLKTDAWDGADGLLGLYNYSFTALVNANIQRDPALTREAIELLDPLREAWHEAAAAVPGPAPVPAAAPAAPTSGPNRGSTPAGAWSTQALTGGGSLGFG, from the coding sequence ATGACCACCACACCTTTCGGCTCCGGCTACGGCGGCGCCGCCCAGCGGAACCAGTACCTGGCTGACTCCGTCCTCTCGGCTCCGCCGGCACGCCTGCTCACCATGCTCTACGACCGGCTCCTGCTGGACCTGGGCCGTGCGGAGGCCGCGCAGCAGGGCGCGAACTGGCCTGTCGCCTCGGAAAACCTCCTGCACGCGCAGGCCATCCTAGCTGAACTTATGTCGTCCCTGAAGACCGATGCCTGGGACGGCGCCGACGGGCTGCTTGGCCTGTATAACTACTCCTTCACCGCCCTGGTGAACGCGAATATCCAGCGTGATCCGGCGCTGACGCGTGAGGCCATCGAACTTTTGGACCCCTTGCGCGAGGCCTGGCATGAGGCGGCCGCCGCTGTCCCAGGCCCTGCCCCGGTCCCCGCGGCAGCTCCCGCCGCACCTACCTCTGGACCTAACCGCGGATCCACCCCCGCGGGCGCCTGGAGCACCCAGGCCCTAACCGGCGGGGGGAGCCTTGGTTTTGGATAG
- a CDS encoding flagellar basal body protein — translation MLESVTSAALSSALDGLALRQRSIANNIANVNTPNYQAKRVAFEDALAASVRSGDGHAQATTAASLEPTQLNGNNVNLDTETLSNIDTVLRFQFATRALGYEFTAVRSAMRTN, via the coding sequence GTGCTCGAATCCGTGACCTCCGCAGCCCTGTCCAGCGCCTTGGACGGATTGGCGCTGCGCCAGCGCAGCATCGCGAACAACATCGCGAACGTCAATACGCCCAATTACCAGGCCAAGCGCGTGGCCTTCGAGGACGCCCTCGCGGCCTCGGTGCGTTCCGGCGACGGTCATGCCCAGGCCACCACGGCAGCATCCCTGGAACCCACCCAGCTGAACGGCAACAACGTCAACCTGGACACCGAAACCCTGTCCAACATCGACACGGTGCTTCGCTTCCAGTTCGCCACCCGTGCCCTCGGTTACGAGTTCACCGCCGTCCGCTCCGCCATGAGGACGAACTGA
- a CDS encoding flagellar basal body rod C-terminal domain-containing protein codes for MTFDAIGIAGSALTVHRKWLDAVSDNLANMNNVSRTSGPAFQAKYVEAGEGADLTGVYVKSTQLGNGEGRIVYQPDHPLADANGNVKYPDIDMAEQMGALIIAQRGYQANAQVVDRARESYMAALEIGRS; via the coding sequence ATGACTTTCGACGCGATCGGAATCGCCGGTTCCGCCCTCACCGTGCACCGGAAATGGCTCGACGCCGTCTCGGACAACCTGGCCAACATGAACAATGTCTCGCGCACCTCCGGCCCGGCGTTCCAGGCTAAATACGTGGAAGCCGGGGAAGGCGCCGACCTCACCGGGGTGTACGTGAAAAGCACGCAGCTGGGAAACGGCGAGGGCAGGATCGTGTACCAGCCGGACCACCCGCTCGCGGACGCCAACGGGAACGTGAAATATCCGGATATTGATATGGCCGAACAGATGGGCGCGCTGATTATTGCCCAGCGCGGCTACCAGGCGAATGCCCAGGTTGTGGACCGCGCCCGTGAAAGCTACATGGCCGCCCTTGAGATTGGAAGATCCTGA
- the fliE gene encoding flagellar hook-basal body complex protein FliE, whose product MTISPIAPVQGVLPTNFVDGAGAAAGTDGSGFAASLTGAVDNLQQLQSTSNQLAVSAVTGNLDDIHNATIAATRAQVTLELVAAVRNKGVDAFNEIMRMQA is encoded by the coding sequence ATGACCATTTCCCCGATCGCGCCCGTTCAGGGCGTCCTTCCGACAAACTTCGTGGACGGCGCCGGGGCCGCTGCCGGTACCGACGGCTCCGGCTTCGCGGCGTCCCTCACCGGCGCCGTGGACAACCTCCAGCAGCTGCAGTCGACGTCGAACCAGCTGGCCGTCTCAGCCGTGACGGGCAACCTGGATGACATCCACAACGCGACCATCGCCGCCACCCGCGCGCAGGTCACCCTTGAACTCGTCGCCGCGGTGCGAAACAAGGGTGTTGACGCGTTCAACGAGATCATGAGAATGCAAGCCTGA
- the fliF gene encoding flagellar basal-body MS-ring/collar protein FliF, whose protein sequence is MPPQISGMFARFGAGLKGFTAGQRTIAVIGAALLVVAVVAVSAWLSKPALTPLFSGLKNTDASGIVDQLRKDNVPYELSDGGATILVPQDKVYDERLKAAAAGLPTAAATGYSLLDKMGVTSSEFQQSVTYKRALEGELASTISAMDGVKTAAVRLAIPEKTVFVSSAPDTTASVFIETKPGVSLSGDKVQAIVHLTSAAIENLKPINVAVVDSQGNVLSAVGGGAVGSSSKQATDYQQRTGDAVRAVLDRVVGPGNSTVAVAADVTGESAQQKSETFSNAEGALPLSETSKTEKYTGTGGGAAGVLGPDNIAVPGGTSGNGSFDSTSGTKNNAVNKVTEDRVIPPGAVKRQTISVAVNQAAAGGLNLASLTSLVNSAAGIDQQRGDVVTVEVVPFSTAAADDAARSLAESKADAEATKQAEFFGTLISAGSILLGLLVLGLILMIVLRRRQKREPVDLGERLEPLPVLPAMPVVSALPAAPATSAIELTALPPLPPLPEQVEAERRRMEIDSMVSANPEKAADYLRELLDDRQPV, encoded by the coding sequence ATGCCCCCGCAAATATCTGGAATGTTCGCCCGCTTCGGCGCCGGACTCAAGGGATTCACCGCCGGACAGCGCACCATCGCAGTCATCGGAGCGGCCCTCCTCGTCGTCGCCGTTGTGGCCGTTTCCGCGTGGCTGTCCAAACCCGCTCTGACACCGCTGTTCTCCGGGCTCAAGAACACCGATGCCAGCGGCATCGTCGATCAGCTCCGTAAGGACAACGTTCCCTACGAACTCAGCGACGGCGGCGCGACCATCCTGGTCCCGCAGGACAAGGTCTACGACGAACGCCTCAAAGCCGCCGCCGCTGGCCTGCCCACGGCCGCCGCCACCGGGTACTCGCTGCTGGACAAGATGGGCGTTACGTCCTCAGAGTTCCAACAGTCCGTCACCTACAAGCGGGCCCTCGAAGGGGAACTCGCCAGCACCATTTCTGCCATGGACGGCGTAAAGACCGCCGCCGTCCGTCTCGCCATTCCGGAGAAGACGGTTTTTGTCTCCAGCGCCCCGGACACCACCGCCTCGGTTTTCATCGAAACCAAGCCGGGGGTCAGCCTTTCCGGCGACAAGGTCCAGGCGATAGTGCACCTGACCTCTGCGGCCATCGAAAACCTCAAGCCGATCAACGTCGCAGTGGTGGACTCGCAAGGCAATGTCCTCTCCGCTGTCGGCGGCGGCGCCGTCGGCTCATCCTCGAAACAGGCCACCGACTACCAGCAGCGCACCGGCGACGCCGTGCGTGCCGTCCTGGACCGCGTCGTCGGGCCGGGCAATTCCACCGTCGCGGTCGCCGCCGACGTTACCGGGGAGTCGGCGCAGCAGAAGTCCGAGACCTTCTCCAACGCTGAAGGTGCCCTGCCGCTGAGCGAGACTTCCAAGACTGAAAAGTACACCGGCACCGGCGGCGGCGCGGCCGGGGTTCTGGGACCGGACAACATCGCGGTCCCCGGCGGCACCAGCGGCAACGGAAGCTTCGATTCCACCAGCGGTACCAAAAACAACGCAGTCAACAAGGTCACCGAGGACCGTGTTATCCCGCCCGGAGCCGTCAAACGCCAGACGATCTCCGTGGCCGTCAACCAGGCAGCGGCCGGCGGGCTCAATCTCGCCTCACTCACATCCCTGGTCAACTCTGCCGCCGGGATCGATCAGCAACGCGGCGACGTCGTCACCGTTGAGGTGGTGCCGTTCAGCACCGCGGCTGCGGACGACGCTGCCCGGTCCCTGGCCGAGTCCAAGGCCGACGCTGAGGCCACCAAGCAGGCCGAATTCTTCGGCACGCTCATCAGCGCCGGTTCGATCCTCCTCGGACTCCTGGTCCTGGGCCTGATCCTGATGATCGTCCTGCGCCGCCGGCAGAAGCGCGAACCCGTGGACTTGGGCGAGCGGCTTGAGCCGCTGCCGGTCCTGCCGGCGATGCCGGTCGTGTCAGCGTTGCCGGCGGCCCCGGCAACCTCGGCGATCGAGCTCACCGCCCTCCCGCCGCTGCCGCCCTTGCCGGAACAGGTGGAAGCCGAACGGCGTCGGATGGAAATCGACAGCATGGTCTCCGCCAACCCGGAGAAGGCAGCCGACTACCTGCGCGAGCTCCTGGATGACCGGCAACCGGTATGA
- the fliG gene encoding flagellar motor switch protein FliG, which translates to MKTTVTLSGAQRAAVVLMQMNPANAALVMAKLTDSEAEEIAAEIVRLRKVDPDVTEQIMKDFHSSALSGPRSARGGRELAEGLLEASFGSEKAAGLINRLSVNMAGKSFEFLEDIEPVQILALIDGELPQTIALVLAHLSPKKASAVMSGLPGSLRADVALSIATMGSGAPEAIGIVAETLKLRGGAAVSQQASKVTGGIQPLLEIINRTDAGTERSVLDGLDLLNPDLATEIRAQMVTFEDIVKLDRKDVQQVLRGIDSSLLAIAMKGAPEVVLETITTNVSGRNLEILESEIAALGPLRASQIEEARAAVVRSIRELEADGSITIQRGDEEDFVY; encoded by the coding sequence ATGAAAACTACAGTGACCCTTTCGGGCGCCCAGCGCGCGGCCGTTGTGCTGATGCAGATGAACCCGGCCAACGCGGCCCTGGTCATGGCAAAGCTGACGGATTCGGAAGCCGAGGAGATTGCGGCGGAAATCGTCCGGCTGCGCAAGGTGGATCCCGATGTCACCGAGCAGATCATGAAGGACTTCCACTCTTCGGCGCTGAGCGGGCCGCGTTCGGCCCGGGGCGGCCGCGAGTTGGCAGAGGGACTGCTGGAAGCGTCCTTTGGGTCCGAGAAAGCCGCCGGGCTGATCAACCGGCTGAGCGTCAACATGGCGGGGAAGTCCTTTGAGTTCCTCGAAGACATTGAACCGGTCCAGATCCTGGCCCTGATCGACGGTGAACTGCCGCAAACGATCGCCCTGGTCCTGGCGCACCTGAGCCCCAAAAAGGCCTCGGCGGTGATGTCCGGGTTGCCTGGTTCGCTCCGCGCCGACGTCGCCCTCAGCATCGCAACGATGGGTTCCGGCGCACCGGAGGCAATCGGGATCGTCGCCGAGACGCTCAAACTGCGCGGCGGTGCCGCTGTCTCCCAGCAGGCCTCCAAGGTCACGGGCGGCATCCAGCCGCTGCTGGAGATCATCAACCGTACCGACGCCGGCACCGAACGTTCCGTACTCGATGGCCTGGACCTGTTGAACCCGGACCTAGCCACCGAAATCCGGGCACAAATGGTGACCTTCGAGGACATCGTCAAACTGGACCGCAAGGACGTCCAGCAGGTATTGCGCGGCATCGACTCGTCGTTGCTGGCCATCGCCATGAAGGGCGCCCCGGAAGTGGTGCTGGAAACCATTACTACCAACGTTTCCGGCCGCAACCTGGAGATCCTCGAGTCCGAAATCGCGGCCCTGGGGCCGCTGCGGGCCTCGCAGATCGAAGAAGCCCGTGCCGCCGTCGTCCGCTCCATCCGGGAACTAGAGGCCGACGGTTCCATCACGATTCAGCGTGGGGACGAGGAAGACTTTGTCTACTGA
- a CDS encoding FliH/SctL family protein, with the protein MSTDTSPARIVYPSLRTTGPANEQAGFTEGHAAGYAAGVRAAAKEQRRWRDRMAAEQAAALAAGQQDLDRAVRALAVARTDFAHRNVQALQDANEVLARTALELAEAILGYELAEGTRTARAAIERALSASDPGTLVAVRLNPADIDALDKEGLDLPAGLPLLRDASLNRGDAKVDYEHGWLDASLGTALARVRTALLSDGDWGDRTMDGQP; encoded by the coding sequence TTGTCTACTGACACCAGTCCCGCGCGGATTGTCTACCCGTCGCTGCGGACCACCGGTCCCGCCAACGAGCAGGCCGGATTCACCGAGGGCCACGCCGCGGGCTACGCTGCCGGGGTCCGCGCCGCAGCAAAGGAACAGCGGCGCTGGCGGGACCGAATGGCGGCGGAGCAGGCTGCTGCCCTGGCGGCGGGCCAGCAGGACCTGGACCGGGCAGTGCGCGCGTTGGCCGTGGCCAGGACGGACTTCGCACACCGCAATGTCCAGGCCCTCCAGGATGCCAATGAAGTGCTCGCCCGAACGGCCCTGGAACTGGCCGAGGCCATCCTGGGCTACGAACTCGCCGAAGGCACCCGGACGGCCCGGGCCGCCATCGAACGCGCCCTTTCCGCCAGCGACCCCGGCACCTTGGTTGCGGTGCGGCTCAACCCGGCCGACATTGACGCCCTGGACAAGGAAGGCCTGGACCTGCCCGCCGGGCTTCCGCTGCTCCGGGACGCAAGCCTGAACCGCGGCGACGCGAAAGTTGACTACGAGCATGGCTGGCTTGACGCGAGCCTCGGCACCGCCCTGGCCAGGGTCCGTACTGCCCTGCTCAGCGACGGCGACTGGGGCGACCGGACCATGGACGGACAGCCATGA